A genome region from Microbacterium terricola includes the following:
- a CDS encoding aspartate aminotransferase family protein: MTDSSPSSSSDLLRGFTEAQLQEKAKDHLWMHFARQSVMTDGPGVPIIVKGEGHHIWDSQGRKYIDGLAGLFVVAAGHGRRRLAQAAAKQAEQLAFFPIWSYAHPAAIELADRIADHAPGDLNHVFFSTGGGEAVETAFKLAKYYWKLQGQPGKHKVISRAVAYHGTPQGALAITGIPAMKAMFEPLTPGGLRVPNTNFYRAGDMRAPTGSVEEFGVWAADRIEEMIQFEGPETVAAVFLEPVQNSGGCFPPPPGYFQRVREICDRYDVLLVSDEVICAFGRIGHMFACDAYGFQPDMITFAKAVTSGYAPLGGTIVSDRIYEPFAHGDRAFYHGYTFGGHPVSAAVALENLDIFEEEGLLQNVRDNSPLFRSTLEKLTDLPIVGDVRGDGYFFGIELVKDKSTKETFDDDESERLLRGFLSKALFDAGLYCRADDRGDPVIQLAPPLTVGPAEFTEIEQILRDVLTEASNRI; encoded by the coding sequence ATGACCGACAGCTCGCCGTCCTCGTCCTCCGACCTCCTGCGCGGCTTCACCGAGGCGCAGCTGCAGGAGAAGGCGAAGGACCACCTCTGGATGCACTTCGCCCGGCAATCCGTGATGACGGACGGACCGGGTGTCCCGATCATCGTCAAGGGCGAGGGCCACCACATCTGGGATTCGCAGGGCAGGAAGTACATCGACGGATTGGCCGGGCTCTTCGTGGTCGCCGCCGGCCACGGCCGCCGGCGGCTCGCTCAGGCCGCCGCGAAGCAGGCCGAGCAGCTCGCGTTCTTCCCGATCTGGTCGTACGCCCACCCTGCGGCGATCGAGCTGGCCGACCGGATCGCCGACCACGCGCCGGGCGACCTGAACCACGTGTTCTTCTCCACGGGTGGCGGCGAGGCCGTCGAGACCGCGTTCAAGCTGGCCAAGTACTACTGGAAGCTGCAGGGGCAGCCGGGCAAGCACAAGGTCATCTCGCGCGCCGTGGCCTACCACGGCACCCCGCAGGGCGCCCTGGCCATCACCGGCATTCCCGCGATGAAGGCGATGTTCGAGCCGCTGACGCCCGGCGGCCTCCGGGTGCCGAACACGAACTTCTACCGCGCCGGCGACATGCGCGCTCCCACCGGCAGCGTCGAGGAGTTCGGCGTGTGGGCTGCCGACCGCATCGAAGAGATGATCCAGTTCGAGGGCCCGGAGACCGTGGCCGCCGTCTTCCTCGAGCCGGTGCAGAACTCCGGCGGGTGCTTCCCGCCGCCGCCCGGCTACTTCCAGCGGGTCCGCGAGATCTGCGACAGGTACGACGTGCTGCTCGTGTCGGACGAGGTGATCTGCGCCTTCGGCCGGATCGGCCACATGTTCGCGTGCGACGCGTACGGGTTCCAGCCCGACATGATCACCTTCGCCAAGGCGGTCACCAGCGGCTACGCACCCCTGGGCGGCACCATCGTCAGCGACCGGATCTACGAGCCCTTCGCCCACGGCGACCGCGCGTTCTATCACGGCTACACCTTCGGCGGACACCCGGTGTCCGCCGCCGTCGCACTGGAGAACCTCGACATCTTCGAGGAGGAGGGTCTGCTGCAGAACGTCCGCGACAATTCGCCGCTGTTCCGCTCGACCCTCGAGAAGCTCACCGACCTGCCGATCGTCGGCGACGTGCGCGGCGACGGCTACTTCTTCGGCATCGAGCTGGTCAAGGACAAGTCCACCAAGGAGACGTTCGACGACGACGAATCCGAGCGGCTCCTGCGCGGCTTCCTCTCGAAGGCGCTCTTCGACGCCGGCCTCTACTGCCGTGCGGACGATCGAGGCGATCCCGTGATCCAGCTGGCGCCGCCCCTCACGGTCGGACCGGCCGAGTTCACCGAGATCGAGCAGATCCTGCGCGACGTGCTCACAGAGGCGTCGAACCGGATCTGA
- a CDS encoding DUF2004 domain-containing protein, with protein MAIEHDFFGLLESGPDGSIFWSENVELGDQTVTVDLTAPDQDDVSEAALDVAAALVSALETIDRSARNAMVDELSDRTSEVTEYILQQQEQLGEEIEDFLVDISGDTHIDVIRSLQLMSMTILADEHGGSDPFAVLEYALDPDSTDDVLLVNLDSDGDVQSVTSAD; from the coding sequence ATGGCGATCGAGCACGACTTCTTCGGACTTCTGGAGTCCGGACCGGACGGATCGATCTTCTGGTCGGAGAACGTCGAGCTCGGCGACCAGACGGTCACCGTCGATCTGACCGCGCCCGACCAGGACGACGTGTCGGAGGCGGCGCTCGATGTCGCCGCCGCGCTGGTGTCAGCGCTCGAGACGATCGACCGCAGCGCCCGCAACGCCATGGTCGATGAGCTGAGCGACCGGACCAGTGAGGTGACCGAGTACATCCTGCAGCAGCAGGAGCAGCTGGGGGAGGAGATCGAGGACTTCCTGGTCGACATCTCGGGGGACACCCACATCGACGTGATCCGCTCGCTGCAGCTCATGAGCATGACGATCCTCGCCGACGAGCACGGCGGCTCTGACCCGTTCGCCGTGCTGGAGTACGCGCTCGACCCGGATTCGACCGATGACGTGCTGCTGGTCAACCTCGACTCCGACGGCGACGTCCAGTCGGTGACCAGCGCCGACTGA
- the ftsY gene encoding signal recognition particle-docking protein FtsY — MAERSWSLGRALRGVFVKATIDDTTWEDLETALLTADFGPDVTERIVDELREKVERYRTTDPRDLQRMLKETLEEHFAKFDSTLRLTERPAVVLVVGVNGVGKTTTIGKFAKFLQGYGRSVVVGAADTFRAAAVDQLATWAARGGAAIVRPQQEGQDPASVAFQTIEHAIRTGTEIVLVDTAGRLHTKGGLMDELTKIRRVIEKQAPISEVLLVLDATTGQNGVMQAEAFLQHAGVTGLVLTKLDGSAKGGFVLAVQERTGIPVKLLGQGEGIGDLTGFTPHVFAASLVD, encoded by the coding sequence ATGGCAGAACGCTCCTGGTCACTGGGCCGCGCCCTTCGCGGCGTGTTCGTCAAAGCGACGATCGACGACACCACCTGGGAAGACCTGGAGACCGCGCTCCTGACCGCCGACTTCGGCCCCGACGTCACCGAGCGCATCGTCGACGAGCTGCGCGAGAAGGTCGAGCGCTACCGCACGACCGACCCGCGTGACCTGCAGCGGATGCTGAAGGAGACGCTCGAAGAGCACTTCGCGAAGTTCGACAGCACCCTCCGGCTCACCGAGCGACCGGCCGTGGTCCTCGTCGTGGGCGTGAACGGCGTCGGGAAGACCACCACGATCGGCAAGTTCGCGAAGTTCCTGCAGGGCTACGGGCGCTCCGTCGTAGTCGGCGCGGCCGACACGTTCCGCGCCGCGGCGGTGGACCAGCTCGCTACCTGGGCGGCCCGCGGCGGCGCGGCCATCGTGCGGCCGCAGCAGGAAGGGCAGGATCCCGCATCCGTCGCCTTCCAGACGATCGAGCACGCCATCCGCACCGGCACCGAGATCGTGCTCGTCGACACCGCGGGGCGCCTGCACACCAAGGGCGGGCTCATGGACGAGCTCACCAAGATCCGCCGGGTCATCGAGAAGCAGGCGCCGATCAGCGAGGTGCTTCTTGTGCTGGACGCGACGACCGGGCAGAACGGGGTCATGCAGGCGGAGGCATTCCTGCAGCACGCGGGCGTCACCGGGCTGGTGCTGACCAAGCTGGACGGCTCCGCCAAGGGCGGTTTCGTGCTCGCCGTGCAGGAGCGCACCGGCATCCCGGTGAAGCTCCTCGGCCAGGGCGAGGGCATCGGGGACCTCACCGGCTTCACCCCCCACGTGTTCGCCGCGTCCCTCGTGGACTGA
- a CDS encoding excalibur calcium-binding domain-containing protein has protein sequence MKISRVLTGAALAGVLVLAPLTGAVAATTPSHPVSTQSVHIAQPKVFKNCTELNKVYKGGVAKKGVKSNMVSGKPKPFKVKPKIDTALYNANKNKDRDKDGIACEKG, from the coding sequence ATGAAGATCTCCCGTGTCCTGACCGGGGCCGCCCTCGCGGGCGTCCTCGTCCTCGCGCCCCTCACCGGCGCGGTCGCCGCGACGACGCCGTCGCACCCCGTATCGACGCAGAGCGTGCACATCGCCCAGCCGAAGGTGTTCAAGAACTGCACCGAGCTGAACAAGGTCTACAAGGGCGGCGTGGCCAAGAAGGGTGTGAAGAGCAACATGGTCTCGGGAAAGCCGAAGCCCTTCAAGGTCAAGCCCAAGATCGACACCGCGCTCTACAACGCGAACAAGAACAAGGATCGCGACAAGGACGGCATCGCCTGCGAGAAGGGCTGA